The Primulina tabacum isolate GXHZ01 chromosome 16, ASM2559414v2, whole genome shotgun sequence genome window below encodes:
- the LOC142529183 gene encoding LOW QUALITY PROTEIN: anaphase-promoting complex subunit 8-like (The sequence of the model RefSeq protein was modified relative to this genomic sequence to represent the inferred CDS: inserted 1 base in 1 codon): MSSKESCRTELRSAVRHFSDRGLYTASKWAAEQLMGIEQDPSKHNPSHTRFQRGSSSNRHRFRSTNAGDSSATPSAGLSYVSTPTKMGMEEYDCDPIDGDIYLLAKSYFDCREYRRAAHVLRDQTGKKAVFLRCYSLYLAGEKRKEEEMIELEGPLGKSDAVNQELVSLEKELSTLHKNGTIDPFGLYVYGLVLKEKGSENIARSVLAESANNYPWNWSAWSELQVLCTTSEALNSLNLNNHWMKDFFLASAYQELRMLNESLAKYEYLQGTFTCSNYIQAQIAKAQYSLREFEQVEIIFEELLRNDPYRIQDMDMYSNVLYAKECFSALSYLAHRVFLTDKYRPESCCIIGNYYSLKGQHENSVVYLXRALKLNKNYLSAWTLMGHEYVEMKNTSAAIGAYRRAVDINCCDFRAWYGLGQAYEMMGMPFYALHYFKKSVFLQPNDSRLWIAMAQCYETEQLHMLEEAIKCYKRAANCNDREAIAVHQLAKLHCELGRIEEATFYYKKDLERMEIEEREGPNMVEALMFLAQHCKNEEKFDEAELYCARLLDYTGPEKETAKNLLRGIRHSRDVEHFPP, translated from the exons ATGTCCTCTAAAGAAAGCTGCCGTACCGAGCTTCGCTCTGCCGTCCGCCATTTCAGTGACCGTGGCCTATACACAGCTTCCAAATG GGCAGCGGAGCAATTGATGGGAATAGAACAAGACCCTTCAAAGCACAACCCGTCACATACCAGATTCCAGCGTGGCAGCTCCAGCAACCGTCATCGCTTCCGGAGCACTAATGCCGGAGATTCCTCGGCCACCCCTTCTGCCGGGTTGTCATATGTTTCCACGCCGACAAAGATGGGGATGGAAGAGTATGATTGTGATCCGATTGACGGTGATATCTATCTGCTGGCAAAATCTTATTTTGACTGCAGGGAGTATAGGAGGGCTGCTCATGTGCTACGGGATCAGACTGGGAAGAAAGCAGTATTCTTGCGCTGCTACTCTCTATATTTG GCGGGAGAAAAACGAAAAGAGgaagagatgatagaacttgaggGACCTTTGGGCAAGAGTGATGCTGTGAACCAAGAACTGGTTTCTCTTGAGAAAGAACTGTCAACACTGCATAAAAATGGAACAATCGACCCTTTTGGTCTCTATGTGTATGGACTTGTCCTCAAGGAGAAAGGCAGTGAGAATATCGCTAGGTCTGTGCTTGCTGAGTCTGCGAATAACTACCCTTGGAACTGGAGTGCTTGGTCTGAGCTACAAGTCTTGTGTACCACAAGTGAGGCATTAAATAGTCTTAATCTCAATAATCACTGGATGAAGGACTTTTTCCTTGCCAGCGCTTACCAAGAACTCCGGATGCTTAACGAATCCTTGGCAAAGTATGAATATTTACAAGGAACATTCACTTGTAGCAATTACATCCAAGCCCAAATAGCTAAAGCTCAATATAGTCTCAGGGAGTTTGAACAGGTGGAAATTATATTCGAAGAACTCTTAAGAAACGATCCTTATAGGATTCAAGATATGGATATGTATTCCAATGTTCTCTATGCCAAGGAATGTTTCTCCGCATTGAGTTATCTAGCCCACCGTGTGTTCTTGACTGATAAATACCGACCTGAGTCATGTTGTATAATCGGGAACTATTACAGTTTGAAAGGCCAGCATGAAAATTCGGTTGTGTATT TTAGGGCTCTTAAACTGAATAAGAATTACTTATCAGCATGGACTCTTATGGGCCACGAATACGTGGAGATGAAGAACACCTCAGCTGCAATTGGTGCCTATCGAAGGGCAGTAGATATAAATTGTTGTGACTTTAGAGCTTGGTATGGATTAGGCCAAGCATATGAAATGATGGGAATGCCCTTTTATGcacttcattattttaaaaaatcagtgTTCTTGCAGCCAAATGATTCTCGGTTGTGGATTGCAATGGCTCAATGCTATGAAACTGAGCAACTTCATATGCTCGAAGAAGCCATCAAATGTTATAAACGAGCAGCAAATTGTAATGACAGGGAGGCCATTGCTGTACACCAGTTGGCAAAGCTTCACTGTGAACTTGGGCGTATCGAAGAGGCGACATTTTATTACAAGAAGGATTTGGAGAGAATGGAGATTGAAGAGAGGGAAGGACCAAATATGGTCGAAGCTTTGATGTTTCTTGCTCAACATTGTAAAAACGAGGAGAAATTTGATGAAGCAGAGCTTTATTGCGCACGTCTTCTTGACTATACTGGGCCA GAGAAAGAGACCGCGAAGAATCTTCTTCGAGGAATAAGACACTCGAGGGATGTCGAGCATTTCCCTCCTTAA